One Ranitomeya imitator isolate aRanImi1 chromosome 1, aRanImi1.pri, whole genome shotgun sequence DNA window includes the following coding sequences:
- the DNAAF2 gene encoding protein kintoun, protein MAAKLEELSVTSEELERFKVAFQDARFRELFAQYAEELSDPEIRRRYEQEIREMERERGVDVQFVHPEAGHVLRTCADGRQTCYLNVCSSTVVGKPHSVAGADKEGRLGQHWVLPCTLTLPREEKGPAAGRELIYDVVFHPDTLRLASRSAKFRSMVDLTALSTVAQQFSVVLDTTNVTTLSEPYKGVPQTAVIRKPVAGAAPKPQDPADPLRFPYPYDEKKRSRKPTRPLPMKPHRERPVSLEPTVPRYTIRHRSYPDLQDYRDARDSVPSPVPKELVITVDLPLLSCAEDATLHIKGKELSLESVKPAAYKLQLKLPYLVEDERGTAQFNKIKRQLVVTLPVVQENLPKLVPAHLPAPSPTDGDSPQPSRTADEMTPLCSLPQDHPECPLFTCSQDATTLTLIIHVKDIDKHSVTSEASSYQCEIRFCVQTGNSPYVLFVSFLPQYSLNTHDIAVSVSADNMVIELTKSSECFGPWKNLFFGVNSNSLQERKFINEENVSEFLENGVRPSTIPWSTTVDQPLINVMEMTDKRAHIRLNKPELEEDRLLTDGDQSSGLSGVTNLGSSHSDNTDQSDTDETAEEKWPSPHPAIDCPTSPAAQPPVQLPGTDHSTEDLCTPANELDEDDLPDGAKLVQNPIPNPSRTEQVLRDVASSYSSALVPADHRTQCAFKFDNALLFDLD, encoded by the exons ATGGCGGCCAAGCTGGAGGAGCTGAGCGTGacctcggaggagctggagcgcttTAAGGTCGCCTTCCAGGACGCCCGCTTCCGGGAGCTTTTCGCCCAGTATGCGGAGGAGCTGAGCGACCCGGAGATCCGGCGCCGCTACGAGCAGGAGATCCGTGAGATGGAGCGGGAGCGGGGAGTGGACGTGCAGTTCGTGCACCCCGAGGCCGGCCATGTGCTGCGGACCTGTGCGGACGGCCGCCAGACGTGCTACCTGAACGTGTGCAGCAGCACTGTGGTCGGTAAGCCGCACTCGGTGGCCGGGGCTGACAAGGAGGGCCGGCTGGGTCAGCACTGGGTCCTGCCCTGCACCCTCACCCTCCCCAGGGAGGAGAAGGGCCCGGCCGCCGGCAGGGAGCTCATCTACGACGTGGTCTTCCACCCGGACACCCTGCGCCTGGCCTCCCGCAGTGCCAAGTTCCGCTCCATGGTGGACCTGACCGCCCTGAGCACCGTGGCCCAGCAGTTCAGCGTGGTCCTGGACACCACCAACGTGACGACCCTGAGCGAGCCGTACAAGGGGGTCCCACAGACTGCCGTCATCCGCAAGCCAGTGGCTGGAGCGGCCCCCAAGCCCCAGGACCCCGCCGACCCACTGCGCTTCCCCTATCCCTACGATGAGAAGAAGAGGAGCAGGAAGCCCACCCGGCCCCTGCCCATGAAGCCCCACCGCGAGAGGCCGGTGTCCCTGGAGCCCACCGTCCCACGGTACACCATCCGCCACCGCTCCTACCCGGACCTGCAGGACTACCGGGACGCCAGGGACTCCGTGCCCAGCCCGGTGCCCAAGGAGCTGGTGATCACCGTGGACCTGCCGCTGCTGAGCTGCGCTGAGGATGCCACCCTGCACATTAAGGGCAAGGAACTGAGCCTGGAGTCCGTGAAGCCGGCGGCCTACAAGCTGCAGCTGAAGCTGCCCTACCTGGTGGAGGACGAGCGGGGCACTGCCCAATTCAACAAGATCAAGAGGCAGCTGGTGGTGACATTGCCCGTGGTGCAGGAGAACCTCCCCAAACTAGTGCCGGCTCACCTGCCGGCCCCCAGCCCCACGGACGGTGACTCCCCCCAGCCCAGCAGGACCGCAGATGAGATGACCCCTCTATGTTCCCTGCCTCAGGACCACCCCGAATGTCCCTTATTCACTTGTTCCCAGGACGCCACCACATTGACTCTCATCATCCACGTGAAGGATATCGACAAGCACAGCGTCACCTCCGAGGCCAGCAGTTACCAGTGCGAGATCCGCTTCTGTGTGCAGACTGGTAACTCTCCATACGTCTTATTCGTGTCCTTCCTGCCGCAGTACAGTCTGAACACCCACGATATCGCGGTCAGCGTGTCAGCGGACAACATGGTCATCGAGCTGACCAAATCCTCCGAGTGCTTCGGCCCGTGGAAGAACCTCTTCTTTGGCGTGAACAGCAATTCCCTGCAG GAGAGAAAGTTTATTAATGAAGAGAACGTGTCTGAGTTCTTAGAAAATGGTGTACGCCCTTCTACTATTCCATGGTCGACCACGGTGGATCAGCCGCTGATAAACGTCATGGAAATGACAGACAAAAGAGCCCACATCCGGCTGAAC AAACCAGAACTGGAGGAGGACCGTTTATTGACCGACGGAGATCAATCATCAGGTCTGAGCGGGGTGACGAACCTGGGGAGCAGCCACTCTGATAACACAGACCAGTCCGATACCGATGAAACCGCAGAGGAAAAATGGCCAAGTCCACACCCAGCCATAGACTGCCCTACCTCACCCGCTGCACAGCCTCCCGTCCAACTACCGGGCACCGATCACTCCACTGAGGATCTCTGCACACCGGCCAACGAACTTGATGAAGATGATCTGCCGGATGGTGCAAAACTTGTGCAAAATCCTATACCCAACCCTTCCAGAACAGAGCAGGTCCTAAGGGACGTCGCCTCCTCTTACAGCTCTGCCTTGGTCCCTGCCGACCACAGAACACAATGTGCCTTTAAGTTCGACAACGCCTTGTTGTTTGATCTAGACTGA
- the POLE2 gene encoding DNA polymerase epsilon subunit 2 isoform X2, whose product MIEKSTVETAVQECSRTCDETIEHIFNIIGAFDIPRFIYNSERKKFLPIKIANYPEPNLFGSARDKAELFRERYTILQQRTHRHELFTPPVIGANPEESRSKFQLKTVENLLGSAAKMGEVIVLGMITQLKEGKYFLEDPTGTVQLELGKAQFHSGLYTESCFVLAEGWYEDKVFHINAFGFPPTEPSNTTRAYYGNTNFFGGPSATSVKSSVKLKQLEEENEDAMFVFLSDLWLDQVEVIEKLHVMFSGYSTAPPTCFIFCGNFSSAPYGKNQNQSLKESLKNLADVICEYPSIHKSSRFVFVPGPEDPGPGFILPRPPIAEHITADFRQRVPFSIFTTNPCRIQYCTQEIVVFREDLVNKMCRNCVRFPSSSLDIPNHFVKTILSQGHLTPLPLFVSPVYWAYDYTLRLYPLPDLIVIADKYDPFSISNTECLTINPGSFPRSGFSFKVYYPSNKTAEDSKLQNV is encoded by the exons AATCAAAATAGCCAATTATCCAGAACCAAATCTGTTTGGAAGTGCAAGAGACAAAGCTGAGTTATTCCGAGAGAGGTACACAATACTGCAGCAG AGAACTCACAGACATGAGCTTTTCACACCGCCTGTTATTGGTGCGAACCCTGAGGAGAGCAGAAGCAAATTTCAG ctTAAAACTGTGGAAAACCTATTGGGCAGCGCAGCAAAGATGGGAGAGGTGATCGTGCTTGGCATGATAACACAGCTAAAGGAG GGCAAATATTTCCTGGAGGATCCCACTGGAACAGTTCAACTTGAACTCGGCAAAGCA CAGTTCCACAGCGGCTTGTACACAGAATCCTGCTTTGTTCTTGCAGAAG GCTGGTATGAAGACAAAGTATTTCACATAAATGCCTTTGGATTTCCTCCCACTGAACCTTCCAACACAACACG TGCATATTACGGTAATACCAATTTCTTTGGTGGACCATCTGCAACGTCAGTAAAATCGTCAGTCAAGCTGAAACAGTTGGAAGAAGAGAATGAGGACGCCATGTTTGTGTTTTTGTCTGATCTCTGGTTAGATCAGGTCGAAGTGATAGAGAAACTTCATGTAATGTTTTCAG gctACTCAACAGCTCCTCCAACTTGCTTCATCTTCTGCGGCAATTTCTCTTCTGCACCGTATGGGAAAAATCAAAATCAGTCACTGAAAG AGTCTTTGAAGAATCTGGCAGATGTGATATGTGAGTACCCAAGTATACACAAAAG CAGTCGGTTTGTGTTTGTACCTGGTCCCGAGGACCCCGGCCCTGGTTTCATCCTACCCAG accTCCTATCGCAGAACACATTACAGCGGACTTCAGACAACGAGTGCCTTTCTCCATTTTCACTACAAACCCCTGCAG AATCCAGTACTGCACACAGGAAATAGTTGTGTTTCGGGAGGACCTGGTGAACAAAATGTGCAGGAACTGTGTGCGCTTCCCTAGCAGCAGTTTGGATATTCCTAATCAT TTTGTGAAAACGATCCTGTCTCAGGGACACTTGACGCCTCTTCCGCTGTTCGTCAGCCCCGTGTACTGGGCGTATGACTATACTTTGCGATTGTATCCTCTTCCTGATTTAATAGTCATCGCAGATAAATACGACCCCTTCTCCATCTCCAATACAGAGTGTCTCACCATTAATCCT GGTTCATTTCCAAGAAGTGGATTCTCTTTTAAAGTCTATTATCCATCTAATAAAACAGCAGAAGATAG CAAACTGCAGAATGTttga